The following is a genomic window from Bactrocera tryoni isolate S06 chromosome 2, CSIRO_BtryS06_freeze2, whole genome shotgun sequence.
ACCCTCCTCgaaaaatttttagtgaaaaaactTGTCTTGTTTAAATTCTCAATTTGGTAGCGAGCATTTTAGTGTAGCGAGAACACTACATAGGACACTTATTTGCCGATGAATGTGCATTAATAAAAACCGTGCGTACGAGTACCAGGCAGTCCGATTCAGCATTGATAGGCTCCGGATCGTTCAGTCGTACTCGCGCCGTCGTGCTGGCATAACCACATTCAACTCGTCTCCCCAGCTTATACACGGTGAAATTAGAAACAAATTGTGACTTTGAAATTATCAAAACCGTGTGCGTACGCGTGACAGATCGCAACGATCTAACGCTAATCAAAAGTAGGAAATCACTTTCtcacacacgcacgcatacaTTTGATTGCTGCAAATAAGCTGAACAATTGGATAATTCTATAAAATAGTTGCACTGCAAATTGTTGCAgctttgtatatttataaaaaaatcattactaATAAATTCATAGAAAAAAAAAGCGCGATGTACAAGAAGAAGCTGCAGGCGATCTCACGGCTCGTAAGCAAGCGCATCCTTGCGCCTAATGGCCAGCTTTCTCGCTTTCAATTGCGTTGGTGAGTATTGGAGCATATAAGGTCCGCCACAAAGACATTGCACTTTAGACTTTAtaagatttaataattttagaaatcgAACTCGATTACGCAGCGTTGAGCTCGGCGAGCATTATTAATTCAACGTCTACTTTGTGACTTATgcgtttattttttcaattgattgcggttgctaaatgtttttACTTTATGGCAAACATATTTACCTTTGCAAATGTGATACTACATTGTATTTCTAATTAGATTGAACAGTAGAGTAAATACTACAGAGCCATTGATTTTTcgcttaaaatatttactattcATATCTTAATAATGGTTTTCCACACATTTGGAAAACCGGATCTGCCGCACTTGAGTTCTTGAGTCCGTTAATTCTATTGCTGCGTTAGTTTAGGTGCATTTTCGTAATTATTGCCGAGCACCTCGTTGCATATGAATAATATACATGTGTAAGGGCATGACGGGTGGAGACTTTAGGTTCATTAATAAGGCTATTAATTCAACAAATGCCATTGGAAATAGAAATGGAAAACACGTCTGGTTTGAGTTCAGACCACAGCGTATATTGCACATacgaaaagtgggaaaaaaggttttttttttttgtaaaaagaagtcattcggtgccaGGTCAGGGCTATGCGTAGATGCATCATCAAATTGATGTTTGCGTGCCttaaaatgcagttgtttcagttgATGTTTGAGAGCTCACTCCTTGTTGTGTTGAAGAGCGATTCTTCTTCGGCGGTTGggtttcctgatttcttgaaaaacaGCTGGCGAAAAAATGattcagaatttactgttctgcatTGTTCTAGTGGTATAGTTGTCCAGTTGTCGATGTGTTTTTAACATTGTTTGGGActcaaagaaatttttgtttgcagTTAATGTCTATAGTTGCTATATCTCATGATAGGTCAGATGACGATCTGGCAATATTAGTGtgtgcacagcatcaatagtttccggaacaagaaacgattttggacgaccttcacgaaatccATCTTCAGTCATTTATGACCTCGCTTGGAATCCACcgtaccatcgataaacactggcctttgatggagcttcatcaaACTTCATCAAAAATGGATAGTTGTAAAAAGTAATCGCTCGAAAATGTTTGCGATATAATTCTAGTTTTTGGCCGAAATGCATATTTCAAGTTACTGCAAGCAATGCAAGTGCGGTCTTCTAAATATatgtaacatcaaaaatgtcaagctttaagataaagttgtgagtttcCAGATTGCGGCACTAAAACTgcaaaatcccgaaatataaaaggcaatttATGTACACCTCTTTGTAAGGACAgaaattttccattttgtttaaaaatatcctgtgaaaatacaaattttacacTAGAAGGTATAAAGATGATAAGTAGGTAAGGCATTTTTAGTTGAAAggaatttgtatatgtatttattcgGTAATTGCGGTCTGGCACTTTTTATAGATTAATTCGGGAGTACTCTCTTTGATTGCTTCATTCACACGCTATGCCTACATGCGACACACTTCTCTTCGTACAGCGATATCAAAACAACCACTTATCTGAACTGTCGTATCTTGACCAAAATAAAACCCGTTATTTTACGATTGAATATTGTAATCTTCCACTCGTGTTAGCTTTTATATTTGGCGCATGGCgctgtgcacatacatacacacatacaaacataatgttttaaaaataaattaataaagatGAGACAGCTCATTTTATTGCTCAAATTACAAGCAGATACTTATGATTTCAGTGATAAGCAAACCGGCGGGAGAGTTCGTTATCTCTTAATAGACAGACAGCGAAATTATTTCTTGCCTGAATATTCAAGTGATTTAGATGAGGACAACGTAACAAAAAAGGAACAACTCCATAAAACAGTACTTTACTTTGAGAATTTCCAAACTTAGCcagatttaattaaataaatgggGGCCCACACAACAATCCGTTGTTCTAGAGCAGGACCATGCACTCCATTTCAGCGTTATAGCTGTGTACTCCACGGAGTACCTTCAGACAATCATTTTTATATCTACTCTCAAAATCACTAGTCCCTGGAGCACCTGCGTTAAATCAACTTCGAAACCACATTTTTGTTTAAGCACAAGTATTTCTGacaataagacaaaaaaaaattttacaattacaCACGcgtttacttacatacatacgtacatgcataatttgcatttaattaataCTTTTCTATTTCTGTGTTCATTTTCACGTTGACATTCATACATATTGAGAGACAAATTGTTTTGCTCTTCTAACCCGCAATCACTTATACAACGAGCGATGGTGAAGAACGTAGAAGCGCGAGCAATGATCGGGTTTCTAGACATGGTTGGTGCACTATTGCTTCACAAACGAACATTTCACGGAGTGATGAACCAGTTAGTTTAATTAGTCAACTAAAAAGATTTAAGATAGGGTGCATGACTACTATCAAAACATTCGTTTTTTGAGGTTTAGTGGAATAACGTTTCAATCTAatcaaagcaatatttttttactcataCGTTATTATCTTTTTGTCGATCTAATCTATAAAATAGCCCTTTCGGttcaaaataaacaatataaaatttctACAACATTTCTATTACAAGctcatatattttcttttgaggGTTGTACTTATGTCGAGTAGTTGAGATAATAAGTGACACACGTGTGCTTTGTATTTCCCACAGCTTATCTACTCAGGTTCAAGCGGCTGTCAAGGAGCATCACTTTCACCCCGCGCACTTGCATTATATTGGCAAGCATCCTTTGGTATATCGCAGTGTTGGTCAGGAACTGGAACGTGTTGTTGCCGAATATGGCAGTGCGGAGTCCATTGTTTCGTATCACGAGCAAAAGCGCTACACATTCCGCAGTCTCATTGAGGACGTCGATCGTGTTGCCGCCGGCTTATTGAAACTCGGTCTGCAGCAAGGCGATCATGTGGCGATTTGGGCGCCCAACAATATTCACTGGTATGTAGCAATGTTCGGGGCAGCACGCGCCGGTTTGGTGTCGGTAGGCATAAATCCCGCCTTTCAAGGGCCCGAAGTTGAATACTGTCTGAAGAAGGTCAAAGTGAAAGCAATAATAATGCCGGAGAGCTTTAAGACACAAAACTACTATGAAATCATGAAAAGTATTTGTCCGGAATTACCGGATAGTGTTGATGGCCGCATAAAGAGTGCCAACTTGCCTCATCTAAAGTATGTCGTTGTGGACAGCCCCAATAAATTGAAAGGGGCACTTACTTTCGACGATTTACTTGATTTAAGTAACCCAGCAGAGAGAGTTGATGTCACTAAACTCCAGCGGCATATTGTACCAGATAGCGGATGCAATATCCAGTTCACCTCCGGTACTACGGGCCAACCCAAGGCGGCTGTAATTTCGCATTACAACTTCGTTAACAACGGCATACACATCGGCAATCGTAATCAATTGGACAACAATTCGCGCATTTGTGTGCAGGTTCCTCTCTTCCATGCTTATGGTGTGGTTATCACCATTATGGCCGCAATGTCACATGGAAGTGCCTTGATATTACCGGCAGCAAGCTTTAATCCTGCTGCCTCGTTACATGCCATTGTTGATGAAAAGTGCACCGTTATCCATGGTACACCCACGATGTATGTTGATCTCATTAAGAAGCAAAGGGAACTAAATCTGCCACTGAAGACTGCGAAAATGGCCATCACTGGTGGAGCACCGTGTTCGCCGCAACTATTTTTGgacattaaaaatgttttaggCTTAGAGCATGTACGTACGGTGTTCGGTATGACCGAGACAACGGCGGTTATTTTTCAGTCCCGTCCCGATGATAGCATGGAACAAATTTTAAACACTGTCGGGCACCTGCAAGACCACGTCGAAGCTAAAGTGATTGACGCTCAGGGCAAAACAGTGGCATTCGGCGAGCGTGGTGAACTGTGCGTGCGCGGATATGCGACGATGCTGGGTTACTATGACGACGAAGAGAAAACCAAAGAGACCATCGGCAGAGATAAGTGGCTCAGAACTGGGTGAGTAAcctgtgttttactcataagcgcattcataataaatgtaaaatttgtatCGAACGCAGCGATCAATTCATTTTACAAGCAGATGGATACGGCCGCATTGTAGGACGTCTGAAAGAGATGATCATACGCGGTGGAGAGAACATATTTCCGAAGGAAATCGAAGACTTTCTCAACACTCACCCGGATATCTGCGAAACTCATGTATGTGAAAGTGCTTTCACCTTGCCCACCATTCCCCGCATAAGTCAATTTATGTTTTCACTACTTGCAGGTGATTGGCGTGCCTTGTGAAAGAATGGGTGAGGAAGTATGCGCATTCGTGCGTTTGCACGATGGCCTCCCGGAGATGTCGCGTCAAGACATTAAAGATTTTTGCCAAGGAAAACTGGCACAC
Proteins encoded in this region:
- the LOC120768954 gene encoding medium-chain acyl-CoA ligase ACSF2, mitochondrial-like, yielding MYKKKLQAISRLVSKRILAPNGQLSRFQLRCLSTQVQAAVKEHHFHPAHLHYIGKHPLVYRSVGQELERVVAEYGSAESIVSYHEQKRYTFRSLIEDVDRVAAGLLKLGLQQGDHVAIWAPNNIHWYVAMFGAARAGLVSVGINPAFQGPEVEYCLKKVKVKAIIMPESFKTQNYYEIMKSICPELPDSVDGRIKSANLPHLKYVVVDSPNKLKGALTFDDLLDLSNPAERVDVTKLQRHIVPDSGCNIQFTSGTTGQPKAAVISHYNFVNNGIHIGNRNQLDNNSRICVQVPLFHAYGVVITIMAAMSHGSALILPAASFNPAASLHAIVDEKCTVIHGTPTMYVDLIKKQRELNLPLKTAKMAITGGAPCSPQLFLDIKNVLGLEHVRTVFGMTETTAVIFQSRPDDSMEQILNTVGHLQDHVEAKVIDAQGKTVAFGERGELCVRGYATMLGYYDDEEKTKETIGRDKWLRTGDQFILQADGYGRIVGRLKEMIIRGGENIFPKEIEDFLNTHPDICETHVIGVPCERMGEEVCAFVRLHDGLPEMSRQDIKDFCQGKLAHFKIPRYLVTVSDFPKTTSGKIQKFKLAEIYKKEHMTQ